The DNA segment ATCGGGAGGAGGACGTCGTGCCCCTCCGTCGGGCAGTTGTAGAACGGGACGCCGAGGGGGTTGTGCCGTAGGCCCAGCTCCACGCCGGCCGTCTGCGTGGGGATCAGCGCGCAGGTGATGCCGGGGTTTTCGCCTTTGCCGAGCAGATTTTCCGGGTCGCGCAACTTAAAGGCGAGGCCAAGCACCGTGGAAATGGCCGCGAGGGTGATGTACCGCTTCTTCCAGTTGAGACGCAGGTAGAGCTGCCCGTCGGCCCCGCGGAATATGACGCCGTTGGAGGTGATCGCGCCGGCATCGGAGCCCGCGCCCGGCTCGGTGAGCGCGAAGGCGGGGATTTCCTGGCCGGTCGCGAGGCGAGGCAGGTAATGGTCGCGCTGCGCCTGGGTGCCATAATGGATGAGCAGCTCCGCCGGCCCGAGCGAGTTCGGCACCATGACGGTCGTCGCCAGCGGCCCACAACGGGACGACAGTTTCTGGACGACGGCGCTGTTCGCGAGGGGCGAAAATCCCAATCCCCCATATTCTTTGGGGATGATCATCCCGAAGAGCCGCTCACGCCGGATGATGTCCCAAGCAGCATCTGGCAACTCTTTTGTCTGGAACACCTCCCAGTCGTTCGTCACGCGGCACAGCTCTTCGATAGGTCCGTCGAGCACGGCCTGCTCCTCCGGCGTGAGGTCCGGATAGGCCTCCCCCATGATCCGTTTGACATCCGGCTTACCCGAAAACAGCTCCCCTTCCACCCACACATTGCCGGCCTCGATGGCTACCTGCTCGGTTTCGGAGATCGAGGGCAGAAACTTGAGCGCATTCAGCAGCCGCATGATGGGGCCGCTGAACAGCACCCTCCGCAGCGGAGGGAGGTTGAGTACGACCGCCAGCACGGCGAACGCGATCCAGAGCCACGCCGGCGCCCCGAACCCGTACAGCGCCAGGGCGCCGGCAATGGCCCAGAGCCACAGCGGCGCCCCGGTATACCCGAAGGCCACAAAAACGGCCAGAATGCTCAACGCCACCAGCCAGGCCGGCAGCAACAAAAAGAAATGATAGAGAGGCAGGTCCATGGCGGGAGGGGTTAAATGTGCAAGGTACAATGGTGTCGCCGTAGAGACGCATCACCATGCGTCTCCAACGCGCCGCGACGTTTAAAAGTGTCGCCGTAGAGACGCATCACCATGCGTCTCCAACGCGCCGCGACGTTTAAAAGTGTCGCCGTAGAGACGCATCACCATGCGTCTCCCGGTTGTCAAAACCGTTCAAACACGGCCGCCGCCCCCATCCCCCCACCAATACACATCGTGCAGATGCCGTAGCGCACCCCCCGGCGTTTCATCTCGTGCAGGAGGGTCGCGGTGAGCTTGGCGCCGGTGCACCCGAGGGGATGCCCAAGCGCAATCGCCCCACCGTTGACGTTGACGATCGCCTCGTCGAAACCGACTTCCCGGATGACGGCAAGCGCCTGGGCGGCAAAGGCCTCGTTGAGCTCGACGAGCCCGATATCGCTCACCTTCAAGCCGGTTTGTTTGAGGACCTTCTCGATGGCCGGGATGGGACCCACGCCCATGACGTCCGGCGCGACGCCGGCCACGGCGTAGCCGGCCAGCCGAGCGATGGGGTCGACACCGAGGTCGCGCGCCACCCGGCCGCTGGCGACCACCGTCGCCGCGGCGCCGTCGGACATCTGCGAGGCGTTGCCGGCCGTTACGGTGCCGCCGGCGCGGAAGGCCGGCTTGAGCTTCGCCAGCGCCTCGGCGGACGTTTCCCGCCGCGGGCCTTCATCGGTCTTAAAATCGAACGCCAGCGTCTTCGTCGCCCCTCCCGCATACACGACGTCGCGAACCGGGAACGGGACGATTTCTTCCTCGAAGCGGCCGGCGGCGATGGCCGCCAGCGCCCGTTGATGGGATTGGAGCGCAAAGCGGTCCTGATCCTCCCGGCTCACCTTGTGGCGTTCGGCGACATTTTCGGCCGTCTGCCCCATCGAAACGTAGACGTCGGGGTCCGCGTCGACGGTGGCGGGGTCGGGCGAGAAGTAGAAGCCGCTCATGGGCACCTGACTCATGGACTCGGCCCCGCCGGCGACGACGACCTCGTTGTGGCCGGCCATGATGGCCTGCGCGGCCATGACGATCGTCTGCAGCCCCGACGAGCAGAACCGGTTGACGGTGGCGCCCGGGACGGCGTCTGGCAGGCCGGCGATCTGCGCGATGATCCGGCCCATGTTCAGTCCTTGCGGCCCCTCGGGCATGGCGCATCCCATCAGGACGTCCTCGACCTGCTCTTTTTTGAGCCCTTTCACGCGCTTGATAGCCTCGGCGACGACAAACCCGCCCAGCGCCTCGGGGCGTATGTTGACCAGCGCGCCCCGGTTGGCCTTACCGACGGCCGTCCGGATGCTGCTTAGGATGTAGGCTTCGTGTGTTTGCATGGAGATTCGGTATTAAGAAACGAAATAGAGCTTCACTACTCCCCGTTTCGTCATCCCCGCGAAAGCGGGGAACCATGCTGCCATCGGGCCTTCTATGGATCCCCAATCATGTTGGGGATGACGAGCTGGGAAGGAGCGGATGTGGTCATCTCAACGTCCATCACATAACCGCATAACGTTTAGTTTCGTAACGGCTTCCCGGTTTTCAAGATCGCCTCGATACGGGCCTGGGTTTGGGGCTCGCCGAGGAGACGGAGGAAGACCTCGCGTTCGAGTTCGACCAGGTAGGCTTCGTGGACAGTGGCCGGCCCGCTGAGGTCGCCCCCGGTGAGCACATGCGCCAGGTCAACCGCCAGACGCCGGTCGTATTCGGTGATGAAGCGGCCGGCCTCGAACTGCCGGGCGGCCACCTCGAGCGCGGCTTTACCGGGCCGGCCGAGCACCTGAATGTGCGCCCGCACGGGCGGCGGCAGGTAACCGGCTTCGGACAGCTGGATGACGGTCTGCTTCGCCGCATGGAAGCGGCGGGCGTCGTTCATCGTCACGATGGCGTGGGCTGGTAGATACCCCAGCTCTTGCGCGTTACGGGCGCTGGTCGACACCTTCGCCATGGCCACGTTCTCGAAAAACCGCTGAATGTGGGCGATGATCTGGCTCGAGAAGCCGCCGGCGGCCCGCTCGGACGCCAGCGCGGCAAGGTGCGTGGTGCCCGTGCCGGCGGGGATCAGCCCCACGCCCAGCTCGACGAGCCCCATGTAGGTCTCGGATGCCGCCACGGGATTCGGCGACGCCATCGCAAGCTCGCACCCACCCCCCAGCAC comes from the Rhodothermales bacterium genome and includes:
- a CDS encoding acyl-CoA dehydrogenase family protein — translated: MDLPLYHFFLLLPAWLVALSILAVFVAFGYTGAPLWLWAIAGALALYGFGAPAWLWIAFAVLAVVLNLPPLRRVLFSGPIMRLLNALKFLPSISETEQVAIEAGNVWVEGELFSGKPDVKRIMGEAYPDLTPEEQAVLDGPIEELCRVTNDWEVFQTKELPDAAWDIIRRERLFGMIIPKEYGGLGFSPLANSAVVQKLSSRCGPLATTVMVPNSLGPAELLIHYGTQAQRDHYLPRLATGQEIPAFALTEPGAGSDAGAITSNGVIFRGADGQLYLRLNWKKRYITLAAISTVLGLAFKLRDPENLLGKGENPGITCALIPTQTAGVELGLRHNPLGVPFYNCPTEGHDVLLP
- a CDS encoding thiolase family protein, coding for MQTHEAYILSSIRTAVGKANRGALVNIRPEALGGFVVAEAIKRVKGLKKEQVEDVLMGCAMPEGPQGLNMGRIIAQIAGLPDAVPGATVNRFCSSGLQTIVMAAQAIMAGHNEVVVAGGAESMSQVPMSGFYFSPDPATVDADPDVYVSMGQTAENVAERHKVSREDQDRFALQSHQRALAAIAAGRFEEEIVPFPVRDVVYAGGATKTLAFDFKTDEGPRRETSAEALAKLKPAFRAGGTVTAGNASQMSDGAAATVVASGRVARDLGVDPIARLAGYAVAGVAPDVMGVGPIPAIEKVLKQTGLKVSDIGLVELNEAFAAQALAVIREVGFDEAIVNVNGGAIALGHPLGCTGAKLTATLLHEMKRRGVRYGICTMCIGGGMGAAAVFERF